The window GGCCAAAGCCTTCTCGGTCGAATGAACCAGGCCATCGGCATGGTTCTTGGCGTCGACCGCTTCGCGGCGCTTCTTGTCCTCGGCCGCATTGGCCTCGGCGTCCTTGACCATCTTGTCGATGTCGGCCTCGGACAGACCGCCGGATGCCTGGATCCGGATCTGCTGTTCCTTGCCGGTCGCCTTGTCCTTGGCCGAGACGTTGACGATGCCGTTGGCGTCGATGTCGAAGGTCACCTCGATCTGCGGCATGCCGCGCGGAGCCGGCGGAATACCCATCAGATCGAACTGGCCGAGCATCTTGTTGTCGGCCGCCATTTCACGCTCGCCCTGGAAGACGCGGATGGTGACGGCGCCCTGATTGTCTTCGGCCGTCGAGAACACCTGGCTCTTCTTGGTCGGGATCGTGGTGTTGCGGTCGATGATGCGGGTGAACACGCCGCCCAGCGTCTCGATGCCCAGCGACAGCGGGGTCACGTCGAGCAGCAGCACGTCCTTGACGTCGCCCTGCAGCACGCCGGCCTGGATCGCAGCGCCGATCGCGACGACTTCGTCGGGATTGACGCCCTTGTGCGGCTCCTTGCCGAAGAACTGCTTCACCACTTCCTGGATCTTCGGCATGCGGGTCATGCCGCCGACCAGCACCACTTCGCCGATCTCGCCGGCGGTCAGGCCGGCATCCTTCAGCGCCTTGCGGCACGGCTCGATGGTCTTCTCGACGAGGTCGGCCACCAACGCCTCGAACTTGGCGCGGGTCAGCTTCATCGTCAGATGCTTCGGACCGGTCTGGTCGGCCGTGATGAACGGCAGGTTGATTTCGGTCTGCGTGGTCGACGACAGCTCGATCTTGGCCTTCTCAGCGGCTTCCTTGAGGCGCTGCAAAGCGAGCTTGTCGTTGCGCAGGTTGATGCCCTGCTCCTTCTGGAACTCGTCGGCGAGATAGCCGACCAGGCGCATGTCGAAGTCTTCACCACCGAGGAAGGTGTCGCCATTGGTCGACTTCACCTCGAACACGCCGTCGCCGATCTCGAGGATCGAGACGTCGAAGGTGCCGCCGCCGAGATCGTACACGGCGATCGTGCCGGCCTTCGTCTTGTCGAGACCGTAAGCGAGCGCGGCAGCCGTCGGCTCGTTGATGATGCGCAGCACTTCGAGGCCGGCGATCTTGCCGGCATCCTTGGTGGCCTGACGCTGCGCGTCGTTGAAATAGGCAGGAACCGTGATGACGGCCTGATCGACCTTCTGGCCGAGATGCGCCTCAGCGGTCTCCTTCATCTTCTGCAGAATGAAGGCCGAGACCTGCGAGGGCGAATAGGTCTTGCCGTCGGCTTCGACCCAGGCATCGCCGTTCGATGCTTTGACGATCTTGTAGGGAACGAGCTTCTTGTCCTTCTCGACCATCGGGTCGTCATAGCGGCGGCCAATGAGGCGCTTCACCGCAAAGAACGTACGCTCGGGATTGGTCACCGCCTGGCGTTTCGCCGGCTGTCCGACAAGGCGCTCGCCATCGTCGGTGAAAGCAACGATCGACGGCGTCGTTCGCATGCCCTCGGCATTCTCGATCACCTTGGCGTTCTTGCCATCCATCACGGCGACGCACGAATTCGTGGTGCCGAGGTCGATCCCAATGACCTTACCCATGGTTTTGATATCCTCTTTGCTACGGCAGGTTGGTTGGGCCCTGACGGCGCTCCGTACCGAACCCCCAGACGTTCACATACTCGCGATATTGCGACGGTGAGCCTGATATAGGAGAGAGGGTCCTGCCCGCAAGGACTGGACGCAACGTTGAGGCCTGAAAAGACTGACGTTTGAAAGATTGTGTCAGCCCGGCCGCGGCACCGGTTCAAGCCCAGACCAAGTTAACAAATCGGCAAGAATGCCGTCCACCGCGACGTCAGCGCTGTTGAGTGAACGCTCACAAACGTCGTATGCGAGAGCGGCGCACGAGTCGAGGGCGCGCTGTTTGGCCGCTGGCGGCCGCAGGCGGTCGTTCCTGGAAACCTCGGGAAACTGGAAAGTGCCTGCCAGTCAAGGCGAAAAGCCCATGGAATCGAACCGGCTGGCCTGGAGCGGAGATTTGGCGGCCTGTTGCAGGGCCATCAAAACCGCTAAAAGCGGTCCGACTGAAGAGGCCATCCAGCCCTGCACCGGCCCCGTTGCGCGGCCACCAAGCAAAACCGGTAGATCCCCCATGACGCCTTTTCGAGTTCTCGTTGCGGTTGCCTTGCTGATTGCTGCCACCTGTCGTGGCTTTGCCGCCGACGTGGTGTTTCCGCCGGGCGCGCATGTCGGGATGAAACCGCTGGTGGGCCTCGTCCGCGCCAAATCCTTCGTCGGCTTCGAGACCGAGGACCAGGGCGTCAAGGTCCTGATCGCCGACCTGCCCGCGGACGCCTACAACGAGGTCGTGACTGCCTTCAAGGCCAACCCGGCCGGTACCGGAAACATCAAGCCCGAGAGCCTCGAGACGCCGGCCGGCCTCGCCTACTACACCGTGGAGAGCGCCCGCGACGGCGCCAGCAATGTGCGGCGCTATTCCATGATCCTGCCGGGGCCGACCTTCTCCGGCTATGTCGCGGTGCAGGTGCCGGAGAACGCGAGCAAAATCTACACCGACGACGCCGTCCGGCAGATGTTCGCCTCCGCCGAAATCCGCAAGGAGGTGCCGGTCGACGAGCAGCTCGCCATGATGCCGTTCAAGGTCACCGAGCTCAGCAGCTTCAAGAACATCCGCATGCTGGCGCCGGGCGCAGCGCTGCTGATGGCCGACGGCGACGACAAGGGCCTGGAGACCAAGCCCTTCATGCTGCTCGGCGTGATCGCTTCGGCGCCGGCCACGCCCGATGATCGCGGCCGCTTTGCCCAGCAGATCGCCACCACGATCCCCGGCGTGCGCGATGGGCGGATCACCATGTCCGAACCGATCCGGATCGACGGCCAGCCCGGCTTCGAGACCCGGATCGACGCCGTCAGCGGCAAGGACAACACCCCGGTGACCATCGTGCAGTGGCTGCGGTTCGGCGGGCAGACATCGCTGCGGATCATCGGCAGCTCGCCGCGCACCGATTGGGAGACCGCCTTCCCGCGCTTCCGCGCGGTCCGCGACGGCATCCAGCCGCGCGGCTGATCGGCCGTTCGCAAGGCCGGTTGGAAAAATCCCACTTTCGTCGTTCGCCGAACGGAACTAGCCTCCTCGCGCGGTATCAAAGCGAGGAGGGGCGCGATGTTGGATCGACGACAGATAGTTGCAGGCCTCGGCACGTTGGCGCTTGCGACCCTGGTTCCCAGGAATCTCTGGGCCGCTGCGATCAAGCCCGACGAGGGCTCCGCGCTGCTCGTGATCGACGTCCAGAACTGCTTCCTGCCCGGCGGCAGCCTCGCGGTGAAGGACGGCGAGCAGGTGGTGCCTGTCATCAACAAGATCGCCAAGAGCTTTGCCAATGTGGTGATGACGCAGGACTGGCATACGCCCGGACACGTCTCGTTTGCCTCGGTCCATGCCGGCAAGAAGCCGTTCGAGACCATCGACCTCGCCTACGGCAAGCAGGTGCTGTGGCCCGACCACTGCGT of the Bradyrhizobium quebecense genome contains:
- the dnaK gene encoding molecular chaperone DnaK, with the protein product MGKVIGIDLGTTNSCVAVMDGKNAKVIENAEGMRTTPSIVAFTDDGERLVGQPAKRQAVTNPERTFFAVKRLIGRRYDDPMVEKDKKLVPYKIVKASNGDAWVEADGKTYSPSQVSAFILQKMKETAEAHLGQKVDQAVITVPAYFNDAQRQATKDAGKIAGLEVLRIINEPTAAALAYGLDKTKAGTIAVYDLGGGTFDVSILEIGDGVFEVKSTNGDTFLGGEDFDMRLVGYLADEFQKEQGINLRNDKLALQRLKEAAEKAKIELSSTTQTEINLPFITADQTGPKHLTMKLTRAKFEALVADLVEKTIEPCRKALKDAGLTAGEIGEVVLVGGMTRMPKIQEVVKQFFGKEPHKGVNPDEVVAIGAAIQAGVLQGDVKDVLLLDVTPLSLGIETLGGVFTRIIDRNTTIPTKKSQVFSTAEDNQGAVTIRVFQGEREMAADNKMLGQFDLMGIPPAPRGMPQIEVTFDIDANGIVNVSAKDKATGKEQQIRIQASGGLSEADIDKMVKDAEANAAEDKKRREAVDAKNHADGLVHSTEKALAEHGSKIPETDRRAIEDAVSDLKEALKGDDAEAIKAKTNTLAQASMKLGEAMYKQQAEADAAKDAAKDDVVDAEFTEVDDDKNNKKSA